One Opisthocomus hoazin isolate bOpiHoa1 chromosome 25, bOpiHoa1.hap1, whole genome shotgun sequence DNA window includes the following coding sequences:
- the ADORA3 gene encoding adenosine receptor A3 — MPNDSLVLSSLDGIYIGTECLVALFATLGNILVIWVVKLNSVFQNTTLYFIVSLALADIAVGILVMPLAIVVSLGISVHFHTCLFMCCLMVVFTNASVLSLLAIAIDRYLRVKLPTRYKIITTERRVWWALGLCWSVSLLVGLVPMFGWNKREPRNSEFLRCRFTSVMRMDYMVYFGFFLWTLVPLLIMCALYVEIFYIIRTKLSQGTTTVRGAGAFYGQEFKTAKSLALVLFLFAISWLPLCILNCVSYFYPEGDIPQSLMYLGILLSHANSAMNPIVYACKIKKFKTTYLFILRTYILCKKTDPVLTQPTTD; from the exons CTGGTTGCTTTGTTTGCCACTTTGGGTAACATCCTGGTCATCTGGGTGGTGAAGCTGAACTCAGTGTTTCAGAACACGACTCTGTACTTCATCGTTTCCCTGGCGCTGGCTGATATTGCAGTGGGGATCCTCGTCATGCCGCTGGCCATCGTGGTGAGCCTGGGCATCAGTGTCCACTTCCACACCTGCCTGTTCATGTGCTGCCTGATGGTGGTTTTCACAAACGCCTCCGTGCTCTCCCTCCTGGCCATCGCGATCGACAGGTACCTGCGAGTGAAGCTGCCGACCAG ATACAAAATCATCACTACAGAGAGAAGAGTTTGGTGGGCGCTGGGTTTGTGCTGGTCTGTGTCCCTGCTGGTAGGGTTAGTCCCCATGTTTGGATGGAACAAGAGAGAACCAAGAAACTCCGAGTTTCTCAGGTGTCGATTCACCTCTGTGATGAGGATGGATTACATGGTGTACTTTGGCTTCTTTCTATGGACCCTTGTCCCTCTGCTCATCATGTGTGCTCTGTATGTTGAAATCTTTTACATCATCCGGACGAAGCTAAGCCAAGGTACAACCACCGTGAGAGGGGCAGGAGCATTTTATGGACAGGAGTTCAAAACAGCCAAATCTCTCGCACTTGTTCTCTTCCTGTTTGCCATATCCTGGTTGCCTCTGTGCATTCTAAACTGTGTTTCCTATTTTTACCCTGAGGGTGACATCCCCCAGTCTTTGATGTATTTGGGAATTCTGTTATCCCATGCCAATTCTGCCATGAACCCCATTGTCTATGCTTGCAAGATAAAAAAGTTCAAAACCACGTACCTTTTCATTTTAAGGACCTATATCCTGTGCAAAAAAACAGACCCAGTTCTTACACAGCCAACAACAGACTAA